A DNA window from Nerophis ophidion isolate RoL-2023_Sa linkage group LG13, RoL_Noph_v1.0, whole genome shotgun sequence contains the following coding sequences:
- the LOC133564656 gene encoding gastrula zinc finger protein XlCGF8.2DB-like produces MEQEQPQPPHIGKEKEAPHPSNIKEEEEEHNISQNVHHLEGREEVDVLKIPLNFVIVKNEDDLVKSESEEKREAEPPSSSSTQHMTTEADGDHCGGSQADKLLAPLSDSDDMTSHSPDTDDEDSEADTTCQTDNTHFECSHCGKTFNHHCDLKTHMRTHTGEKPFACPFCGKGFTQKSDMKTHIGVHTGENPFCCPSCGKCYTQNWELKRHMTIHTEKKPILCSICGKGFKRNMNFKIHMRVHTGEKPFSCSSCCKCFIQKWELRRHMRTHTNEKPFSCSSCGKGFTKNWELKRHMVTHTDEKPFVCSICAKSFLRDQNLKRHMREHTGEKPFSCSICARGFVRKDSLKTHMRKHTGQKV; encoded by the coding sequence ATGGAGCAGGAGCAACCACAGCCCCCCCATATTGGAAAGGAAAAGGAGGCGCCACATCCTTccaacattaaagaggaagaggaggaacacaacaTCAGTCAGAATGTACATCATCTTGAAGGACGAGAGGAGGTTGATGTCCTCAAGATTCCGTTGAATTTTGTCATTGTGAAGAACGAAGATGATCTGGTCaaaagtgaaagtgaggagaagagagaggcggagcctccaagcagcagctcaactcaacacatgacaacagaagctgatggagaccactgtggaggatcacaagcagacaagctcttagctccactatcagatagtgatgacatgacgtcacactctcctgacactgatgatgaagactctgaaGCTGATACAACATGTCaaactgacaacacacactttgaATGTTCTCACTGTGGCAAAACCTTTAACCACCATTGTgatctgaaaacacacatgagaacacacactggtgagaaaCCTTTTGCCTGTCcattctgtggtaaaggttttacacaaaaaagTGATATGAAAACACACATTGGAGTACACACTGGCGAAAACCCGTTTTGTTGTCCAAGCTGTGGCAAATGTTATACACAAAATTGGgagttgaaaagacacatgacaatacacactgaaAAAAAACCTATtctctgttcaatctgtggtaaaggcttTAAAcgaaatatgaattttaaaatacACATGAGAGTACACACAggcgaaaaacctttttcttgttcgaGCTGTTGCAAATGTTTTATACAAAAATGGGAGTTgagaagacacatgagaacacacactaatGAAAAACCCTTTTCGTGTTCAagctgtggtaaaggttttacaaaaaATTGGGAGTTGAAAAGGCACATGGTAACACACACTGATGAAAAACCctttgtctgttcaatctgtgctAAAAGTTTTTTGCGAGATCAGAACTTAAAAAGACACATGAGGGAACACACCGGTGAAaagcctttttcctgttcaatctgcgctAGAGGGTTTGTACGAAAAGATTCgttaaaaacacacatgagaaaacacactgGCCAGAAAGTGTGA